DNA from Solanum stenotomum isolate F172 chromosome 3, ASM1918654v1, whole genome shotgun sequence:
TCCTGATTTATAAATTTCAGTAGATGTGTACTGTATTTCTTGTGGTGTTGGCATATGAAATTCGAAACTTTTTCTTGAACTTCCATACTAGAATTGTTGTGACTGCATGGTTTCTTTGCAAGGCCTCATATTTCCCTTGATAAAGCCCACTGTGTTTTGATTTGTGACAGGTCCTTCAAAATGTATTTGAAATCTCAGTTGTCGTAGAATGTGATAATCCCTGCGGAGAACCTTGATGTTGAGGGCTTAATGCTTCAGAAGGCAATTGTTATTCGCCTCATGGATGACTTTGCTGCCAAGAAGGCCTCAAAAAATCTTGGTTACTTTATGGCTCTCACTACATTGGAGAGGATTGGGGAAGGGAAAGTTCGAGAACACACTGGTGATGTGCTTTTCCCTGTGGAATTCAGCTGTGTTACCTTCAAGATATTCCGTGGAGAGATCTTGGAAGGGGTTGTTGACAAGATCTTGAAGCATGGTGTCTTTTTGAGAAGTGGCCCCACAGACAAGGTGTACCTCTCTCATCAGAAGATGGCGGATTATAAGTATGTGCCCGGAGAAAATCCAATCTTTATGAATGAGAAGATGTCTAAAATTGAGAAAGACACTGTGGTGCGTTTCATCGTGGTTGGAGCAAGGTATGTGGAGGTGGAGAATGAATTCCAAGCAGTCGTGAGCTTGGAGGGTGATTACCTTGGACCTATCTCACAAAACTCTGTTTAGATTTCAGTTATTCGCCACGATTGGCTCATGTTGGACATAGACAAGTGACATGTAAAGCTAACTTTTGTAGCTATATCTGTGTTTAGTACTATTTTGAATTGAATGTGACTTTTCTGTTGATGTTGTTGACCATCTCTGAAATGTCTTACTCATTTGGTTGCTTATGCCCTCAAGTGGTCATGTAAATGTTACAAGGCGTAGCATGTCTTCACAGATACATTTACTTGTTATGGTGATAAACCTTTACTTAAAATACCTTTACGAAGTGTCTTGTTCTCTTGACTGATTTCTCTCcgtgtgaattttttttatgtattaaaaatgttcTGATCAGTAGTTCAATGATAGAAATTTTGGTGCATGGTGTTTAGTATTTGGTTAGTGGTTCTTGATTTAATGTATTGGGATTCTAATTGATATTTGTTCTTCTGGTTAACCAAATGTAAATCTTATGAAGTTCTGGCTGCATATGTGAATCTGCTGTATATGTTTCCTGAGGGTGTCCGACTTGTCATGTAACATGTTTAGTGAAAGGCTACATTATAGTTCTAGATTGAATGAGCTATAGTGCTGAAAGATAAAATCTGGAGAAATTTCAAATGCATAATGATAAGAGATATCAGTATTATAAGCTCAACAAATCACAGGGTAGAGTTCAATCCTTACAGTCACACATAGGATGACAATAATGAATGGGTCCCCTTATAAACATCTTGGAAAATTGAAGGATTGGAGATTGGCAAGATCGCATTAATTGCTACACATGGGATCTTGATACCCAATGAGATCATACATACAGATATCATTAGATAATTTGGACTATTTACCTCTTAATTACTCCATATATAAATGGTGAATTAGTTCCCTTTGTAACTTCATCTCACCACAGCCAACTTCAACAATATATCATACCATCAAACGCTTACTTTTCTCTTGACATAAACCATGGCAGTTTCTACAATGGCTCTTTCTTCCCCTTCTTTTGCTGGACAGGCAGTGAAACTCTCACCCTCTGCCTCAGAAATTTCTGGAAATGGAAGGATCACTATGAGAAAGGCTGTCGCCAAGTCTGCCTCATCTAGCAGCCCATGGTATGGCCCTGACCGTGTTAAGTACTTGGGCCCATTCTCTGGTGAGTCCCTAAGCTACTTGACCGGTGAGTTCCCAAGTGACTATGGATGGGATACTGCTGGACTTTCAGCAGACCCTGAAACATTTGCCAAGAACCGTGAATTGAGGTGATCCACTGCAGATGGGCTATGCTTGGTGCTCTTGGATGTGTTTTTCCAGAGCTCTTGGCCCGTAATGGTGTCAAGTTTGGTGAGGCTGTGTGGTTCAAGGCCGGATCCCAAATCTTCAGCGAGAGTGGACTTGACTACTTGGGCAACCCAAGCTTGGTCCATGCACAAAGCATCTTGGCCATTTGGGCTTGCCAAGTTGTGTTGATGGGAGCCGTTGAGGGATACCGTATTGCTGGTGGACCTCTTGGTGAGGTTGTCGACCCACTCTACCCAGGTGGAAGCTTTGACCCATTAGGCCTTGCTGATGATTCAGAGGCATTTGCTGAGCTCAAGGTAAAGGAGATAAAAAANACCGTATTGCTGGTGGGCCTCTTGGTGAGGTTGTCGACCCACTCTACCCCGGTGGCAGCTTCGACCCATTAGGCCTTGCTGAAGACCCGGAGGCATTTGCTAAGCTCAAGGTAAAGGAGATCAAGAACGGCAGACTTGCTATGTTCTCTATGTTTGGATTCTTTGTTCAAGCTATTGTTACCGGAAAGGGTCCATTGGAAAACCTTGCTGACCACCTTGCAGACCCTGTTAACAACAATGCCTGGGCTTATGCCACAAACTTTGTTCCCGGAAATTGAAAATCTTAAACaatcttaaaatttgattatttgatgGCCTTGTAAAGTAGTTGTGAGTTACTTGACAATAGaatggattttttattttttttatattccaAATTTCCAATGATTGTGTAGTTCTGAGTTACATTTTCCAAAGccatgaataaaaaatattaccacTTTCACACCAAAGGGGAGAAGAAAGAGAacagagaaaaaataattgaagataCATATGAGAATTGAGATGTGGTAACTAGAAAAACTATAAGCTGTTATAAgcttaaaacttgaatttttagGTCAGAGGAACTTATGGAATTCAATTAATTCTCTAGATGCAATACTCAAAATTAGTGTAAAGTACTAATGTTGAACACCATGGCGTTATTACATGATTCCTCATTTTTCTGTCGAAAAGTGAGAGGAAATAAGAGGCCATTGTTTTATTTCACTACCAGAACATTGACATTTCATTGAGAAGGGAAAACCAATGTGTTTTGTAGTCTGAACATAGTAAGTAATATATGAGATTGCAAGTCCTTACATTATGTGTCCTGTGAGcaaattcataaatttcttgaaaaatcaTCCTTCCTAACAAGGCGCATAGTATTGACCAGAGACAAAGGACATACTTGTATAGTTGGTTAGCAGAAGAGACAAGTAATGCTATACATGTGTCACATCCCGCCACATCGCAGTAGAATTTTGCATCCGGATAGGGGCGGAAGgatctagagttgtggagaggtttccggaagactctagaaccctctagattattcaagaaggctagagaattccctagaattctctagaatgaCTTAGAAGGCAATGGAAGGTCCT
Protein-coding regions in this window:
- the LOC125857419 gene encoding DNA-directed RNA polymerase V subunit 7-like translates to MLQKAIVIRLMDDFAAKKASKNLGYFMALTTLERIGEGKVREHTGDVLFPVEFSCVTFKIFRGEILEGVVDKILKHGVFLRSGPTDKVYLSHQKMADYKYVPGENPIFMNEKMSKIEKDTVVRFIVVGARYVEVENEFQAVVSLEGDYLGPISQNSV